In a genomic window of Saccharothrix sp. HUAS TT1:
- a CDS encoding acyl-CoA carboxylase subunit beta, producing the protein MTVTDEAPRDLRARVAELRALREQVEPGPLAKASRAQHDRGKLTVRERLDLLFDEGTFREIEPLRRHRATGFGLEDRRPHTDGVVTGWGRVHGRTAFVYAHDFRIFGGSLGEAHAEKIHKVMDLAESAGAPIISLSDGAGARIQEGVSALAGYGGIFRRNVRASGVIPQISVMLGPCAGGATYSPALTDFVFMVRGISQMFITGPDVVRSVTGEDITHEQLGGADAHAGVSGAAQFLYDDEVECLADVRHLVSMLPANNRELPPVVAPDDPADRENTALLDLVPADPNRAYDMRAVIEDVVDDGDLFEVHANWATNIVCGLARLDGHVVGIVANQPASLAGVLDIHASEKAARFVQTCDSFSIPLVTLVDVPGFLPGREQEHGGIIRHGAKLLYAYCAATVPRIQVILRKAYGGAYIVMDSRSIGADLSFAWPINEIAVMGAEGAANVVFRREIATAPDPEVARAQRIKEYQRELVHPYYAAERGLVDDVIDPAHTRSTLIDALAVLRAKRVDLPSRKHGNPPT; encoded by the coding sequence ATGACTGTCACCGATGAAGCGCCGCGCGACCTGCGCGCCCGCGTCGCCGAACTGCGCGCGTTGCGCGAGCAGGTCGAGCCGGGACCGCTCGCGAAGGCGTCGCGGGCGCAGCACGACCGCGGCAAGCTGACCGTGCGGGAACGCCTCGACCTGCTGTTCGACGAGGGCACGTTCCGCGAGATCGAACCGCTGCGCCGGCACCGGGCCACCGGGTTCGGCCTGGAGGACCGCCGGCCGCACACCGACGGCGTGGTCACCGGCTGGGGCCGCGTCCACGGCCGCACCGCGTTCGTCTACGCGCACGACTTCCGCATCTTCGGCGGGTCGCTCGGCGAGGCGCACGCCGAGAAGATCCACAAGGTGATGGACCTCGCCGAGTCGGCGGGCGCGCCCATCATCAGCCTCAGCGACGGCGCGGGCGCGCGCATCCAGGAGGGCGTCTCCGCGCTCGCGGGCTACGGCGGCATCTTCCGCCGCAACGTCCGGGCGTCCGGGGTGATCCCGCAGATCAGCGTGATGCTCGGGCCGTGCGCGGGCGGCGCGACGTACTCGCCCGCGCTGACCGACTTCGTGTTCATGGTGCGCGGGATCTCGCAGATGTTCATCACCGGGCCGGACGTGGTGCGGTCGGTGACCGGCGAGGACATCACGCACGAGCAGCTGGGCGGCGCGGACGCGCACGCCGGCGTGTCGGGCGCGGCGCAGTTCCTCTACGACGACGAGGTCGAGTGCCTGGCCGACGTCCGGCACCTGGTGTCGATGCTGCCCGCGAACAACCGCGAGCTGCCACCGGTCGTGGCGCCGGACGACCCGGCCGACCGGGAGAACACCGCGCTGCTCGACCTCGTGCCCGCCGACCCGAACCGGGCCTACGACATGCGCGCGGTGATCGAGGACGTCGTGGACGACGGCGACCTGTTCGAGGTGCACGCCAACTGGGCGACCAACATCGTCTGCGGCCTCGCCCGGCTCGACGGGCACGTGGTCGGCATCGTGGCCAACCAACCGGCCTCCCTCGCGGGCGTGCTCGACATCCACGCCTCGGAGAAGGCGGCGCGGTTCGTGCAGACGTGCGACTCGTTCAGCATCCCGCTGGTGACGCTGGTCGACGTGCCCGGCTTCCTGCCGGGTCGCGAGCAGGAGCACGGCGGGATCATCCGGCACGGCGCGAAGCTGCTCTACGCGTACTGCGCGGCGACCGTGCCCCGCATCCAGGTGATCCTGCGTAAGGCTTACGGCGGCGCGTACATCGTGATGGACTCCCGGTCGATCGGCGCCGACCTGTCGTTCGCCTGGCCCATCAACGAGATCGCGGTGATGGGCGCCGAGGGCGCGGCGAACGTCGTGTTCCGCCGCGAGATCGCCACCGCCCCCGACCCGGAGGTGGCGCGGGCGCAGCGGATCAAGGAGTACCAGCGCGAGCTGGTGCACCCGTACTACGCGGCCGAGCGCGGTCTGGTCGACGACGTCATCGACCCGGCGCACACCCGGTCCACGCTGATCGACGCGCTGGCCGTGCTGCGCG